AGTATAAGGCAGGGATGATTGTTTCTTTGCCTGTTTCTAGAGTGGAAGAGTATGGATATTTTCTAACTGATGGCGAAGTAGATATCTTATTGCATCAAAACGAAGCGACAGACCAGTTAGAGCTAGGCGATACCGTTAAAGTCTTTTTGTATCACGACCATGAAAATCGCTTAGCAGCAACGATGCAGATGCCTTTGGTGAAAGAGGGCGAGTATAAATGGTTAGATGTTGTGGATGTTTCCACACGCGTAGGCGTCTTCTTACATAATGGAATTCAAAAAGACTTGCTGGTATTTAAAGATGATCTGCCTAAGGAATGGGAAGAGTGGCCACAAGCTGGGGATAAATTGTTGGTGACCTTAAAACTTGATAAACGCGGTCGTCTTCTAGGACAACCAGCCACTGAAGATATCATTTGGGACTTATCTCGGAATGCATCTAGCGAAATGAAGAATCAATGGGTAGAAGGTATCGTGTACCGTGTGTTTATGGAAGGTGTATTCATTTTCACTGACGATAAGCATATCTTATTTATTCATCAGGATGAAATGACTGAATCCTTGCGCATGGGACAAAGAGTACGAGCACGGGTCAGCTATGTGCGCGAAGATGGCCGCTTGAATGGGTCCATGCAGGAACGTAAAGAAGTACGTTATGGAATTGATGCTCAGATACTTTTAGGCGTGCTAAAGGAACGTGGAGCGATGCCATACACAGATAAATCTACGCCAGAAGAGATTAAGGATCGCTTCGAAATGAGTAAAGCTTCCTTTAAACGTGCCATGGGCAAACTCATGAAAGAAGGCCTGGTTGAGCAAGTTGATGGCTGGACACATCTTAAAAAGGAAGTTTATATGAATCATCAGAGAGAACTAGAAGAGAATCTAGAATCATAAACAAGTAGCTAAAACCCTCCCTATGGAGGGTTTTAGCATGTAGCATAAGCTTGAATAGATAAAATAGAGATATAGTTAGGTAACGATAATGGGAAAGCTTTTTAAACCATAAATGGTAGTGCTATTTTTAATAGGCACCGGGCGATTGATCTCGTGGAATGAAATACGTTTATCGTTTTTTAATAATTCTGTCAAAGATATTTTTGCTTCTAATCTGGCTAAAGGCGCGCCTAAGCAGAAATGAATGCCCTGTCCAAAGGCAAGATGAGGATTTACCTTTCGGCTGATATCAAATGTAGAAGCATGTTCGAATACTGTCTCATCTCGATTAGCTGACCCTATCCATGAAATTACGATCTGATCTTTTTTTAGTAGATTAGTACCGATTTCTACATCCTCTTTTACTCTACGAACGACTCGCTGCGCTGGAGAACGATAGCGTAATGTTTCTTCCAAAGCTTGGGGAACAAGGGACAAATCTTGTTGGACTTGTCTATAAGCTTCGGGATGTTCCAATAGACTATACATCGCATTAGAAATAAAGTTTGTTGTCGTCTCATTTCCTGCCACTAGTAATAATTTACAAAAAGCCACAAGTTCATCAATGGAAATTTTACTGTCTTCGCTTTCAGCCTGAATAAGAATAGATATAATATTATTTTCTTGATGAGGGTTTCTTCGTTTTTGATCAACAATCTCTGTAAAAAAGCTGGTTAACTCCTCGTCAGCCTGTGTACGAACCGATAGGAATTGTGCCAGATGATCTGGATCATCGGTGTCTGGAGAACTAACAACGATATCTGACCATTCTTTAAATTTCGGCATCTCTGACGAAGGAACCCCCAACATCTCTGCAATTACAATGACAGGTAGCGGGTATGAGAAATCCTGTACTAGATCAAATTCTTGTTTATCTTGTACGTTTTCCAGAAGCTCCTTCGTGATTTCTTCAATACGTGGGGCCCAGGATTTCATCATTTTTGGAGTAAAAGAATGCATAACAATGGAACGAATATCTGTGTGCATAGGCTGATCCATGCCAATCACACTTCGATTAAATGGAGATGCTCTTTTTGGAGGCAATACACTAGAAAAATAATTTTTATCTTCCATTACACGCTTGACATCTTGGTATAAAAAAACGTTCCACATGTCTGCTCTTTCATTATAATAAACGGGAGTTTGGTGCCTCATTTTTTCGTACCACTGAAAAGGGTGATAAGGATCTAGTTGAACTTCTTCATCTCTAAAATAATTGCTAGGAATCATAATAAAAGATTGTTTAAAGTCATTCATGATACTATTTCCTCCTTTAAAAATGTTGAAAATAATTAAACTGAATATCATTCACTGAATGTAATTCAGTTTATAAAACAAGTATAAATGATGGAAGATAAAATGTAAATTTTTTACTTCCGGAGATTGTATGCTGTATATTGGAAAAATTGATACAATATTTTCTAGGGAATGGCAAATGCTTTCGCAAAATGTGGTTTTTGCTGTCTTCCAATACGTACATGTTACTAGGAGAATAAATACTATGCAGGAAAGAAAATTAACCAAGCGACAAGAAAAAGCAATAGAAACAAAGCGCACTATTTATCATGTAGCTCTGGATTTGATAAAAGAAAAAAATTTTGAAAGCATCTCTATCGAGGAAATTAGTAAGAAAGCAAATGTATCAGTGGGAACATTTTATTACTACTTTAGCTCCAAGGAAGAAATTTATCTTTGTTTATTTCAGGAAATAGATAAACGCTTTGCTCTTGATATACAAGCTGACGAAAAGCAAGAGCCAACAAAAGATCAGCTCTTACATTTTTTTGTTCAATTGGCAAAGCATACGTCTGAATTGGGGTTGCACATTAATAAGCAGCTTTATCATGGAAATAATCGACTGTTTACTTTAAAAAATTCCTCTACATGGACAAAACTTCAGGAAATTATTAATCGGGGGCAAGCTAGACAGGAATTAACGACTGATTTAAAAGAGGGCGAAATACTTGAATATTTAATTATGCTCTCTAGAGGAATTATTTTTGATTGGTGTATCCATAATGGGAAGTATCCACTGGTTGAGGCTATGCACAAGTATATGAAGAAGACAATTTCATCTATATGTAAGTAAATAAGAATGGTGGAAAGCAAAGGAGCCTATGGTTTGGAATCTGTCATATTTTCCAGAAGCCTCGTTCTTAGATATATCAAATTGGTTACACACGGGGATAAAGCAGATTTTTCTTCCTGAGATATGATAAGATGTTTTATAGCAAAAAACCAAAGGAGGAACTTTAGCTTGCAAGCGAAACCGATTCATAAGCCTTGGCAATTACTTTTTCGCGTCTATCGCTACATTTTGCCCTTGCTTGAGCAAGAGTTCGCTTATTGGTACGAACGAGCGAAAGAAATCCCAGATAGGGAACTTCGAAAACAAGCCATAGCCAGCATGGATTCCAAGAAATTTCATTGTCAGGGTGGCTCTGTTTATGCTTCTCAAGTTATTTCTTATAAAGAAACGCTGGTCAAGCTAATCGTAGCTTATCAGACTATCAGTGATTATCTAGATAATTTGTGTGATCGCAGTACATCACTTGATCCAATTGACTTTCGCCAGCTGCATTATTCCATGCAGGATGCACTAACTCCTGATGCACCGCTAAGAGACTACTATGAGTTTCGTGAGGAAAAGGACGACGGGGGCTTTTTGACTGGATTGGTTTTGCGATGTCAAGAGATGATTCAAAAGCTACCTTCTTATAAAGATGTTCAGCAACATATTCTGAATTTATCTACGCTCTATAGCGATTTGCAAGTATATAAACATATCGCCCAAGAGAAGCGGGAAGAAGCTTTATTAACATGGTGGGACCAGCATAAGGAAAGCTATCCTGAGATAGAATGGCAAGAGTTTGCCGCAGCGACTGGTTCAACAGTTGGTATTTTTGCGTTGTTTTGTTTGGCAACAGAGCCTGTGGTTGATCAGAAGGAAATCGAAGCATTACATCATGCCTATTTTCCTTGGATAGGTGGAGTACATATTTTGTTAGATTATCTGATCGATTTGGAAGAGGATCGGGAAGGTGGAGATTTGAACTTTGTCAGCTATTATCAATCTGACGAAGAAGCGTATGAGCGGCTGCAATACTTTATTGAACGTGCCAAACGAAGCATTGATCAATTGCCTCATCCTGCGTTTCATCGCATGATCGTTGACGGGCTACTTGCTTTTTATTTGGCCGATCAGAAAGTAAATCGGGAACAGCCGCAAATTTATACGATTTCCAAGCGTTTATTAAAAAAGGCAAGTAGTTTCACTTCTTTTTTATTTTACGTTAACAGCCTGTTTATTCGCCGGAAAGAAACATGATTTATGGACGAAGATGCTTCTTTTTGTAAGAGAATCCAAATCCCATCAAACAGGTTGCCAATACTAAGCAGCCAATGATGCCCAGTGCGCTTTTCAGCCCAATAAAGATACCTACTCCTACCAAGCAGAAGGCAACTAATACTGCAAGGCAAAAAGTCACCAATTTATATTGATTCATCAGGGAATACCTCCTTTGTTGACGGTGTTCCTATTATACCTTATTTTTTCGGTTTGTTTTACATTTTCTGAATATGGAAGTGCCGTTAAAAATAGTATTTCCTCGACACGTCCTATCTTCATAAGCCTTTGCCAATCTTATTAGGTTGGTGAAGGCTTTTTTAATGCAGAAATAGGAAGTGTAATTTCTCAATATACTTGTGGAAGGTATTGACACCAATAAAAAAAAGAAGTAGTGTATTAAGTGTACTAGATGATATAGTACACACCGAACGGTAAGAGGTGGTTGATTATTATGATCCTGATTAATGAACGAAGTCCTTCGCCCATTTATGAGCAGATCATTCAGCAAATAAAAGAGTTGATTCTAAAAGGGATACTACAGGAGGGAGAAAAATTGCCATCGGTACGAGAGCTGTCTGGCATGATTGTCGTAAATCCAAATACAGTGAGTAAGGCATATCAGGAATTGGAGAGACAAGGAATAATCGAGACATTGCGTGGAAAAGGAACTTTCGTTGCCAAGCAGCAGGTTCCTCGGATGGAAATAGAACGTTTGGATAAATTTCAGGAATCGTTAAAACAAATCGTTATTGAAGCAAGTTACCTAGGGATTAGCACACAGCAAGTACAAGAATGGGTTGAGAAGTACATGTTAGAATTACGAGGTGATTCAGATGCTTAGTTTATATAATGTAAATAAAGTAATAGATGAAGAAGAAATATTACATAACATTAGCTTTGAAATACCTAAGGGTGTAATTGTCGGTCTTGTTGGTCGTAATGGATCGGGTAAAACAACATTATTGCGTACAATCATGGGAATTTTGGATACGGATGGGGGGAGTGTGGAGTTAAATGGTCGCTCCATACACCAACACCCAGAATGTAAAAGAGACATGCTTTTTGTTCCCGATTCTCCTGAAGCGCTCCATTTTTATACACCGGATGAATGCGCCAAGCTGTACAAAGCTATGTATCCTAACTTTGATCATGATCACTATGTAACGTTGATGGAGCGTTTTAAGCTTCCGAGACGCAAAAGAATTCGTCAGTTCTCTAAAGGAATGAAAGCACTGGCATCACTGATCCTAGCGTTCTCCTCAAAGGTATCCGTAATTATACTAGACGAACCAACAAACGGAATTGATCCGATAGTCAAAAAACAGGTACTAGGCATGATTGTTGAAGAAGTTGCCGAACGTGAAGTAAGCTTTATCATTTCTTCGCACCAACTAGAAGAGTTAGAAAGAATATCTGACATGATTATCATGATAAAAAAAGGAAGTGTTGAGGCAACGACCTCACAATCAGATACAGAGGAGAGGTTTAAAAAGTTTCAAGTGGTTTTTAAAGGAGATGCTCCACAGACACTGCTTGACTTGCCACAGGTCTATCTTCTCCATCAGGTAGGGCGTGTACATACATTACTACTGGAGGACCCAACAGGATCAGCATTAGCCAGATTACAAGAAGAGCAACCGTTATTATTAGAAAAATTACCAGTTGATTTAGAAGATTTATTTATTACCAAGCTAGGTGGTGACGATTATGTTTCATAAAGCATTATGGCTAAAGGAATGGAAACAGAGTAAATCAATGATATGGTTATTACCATTTATCACCTTTATATGTATGGGCTTCTCACGTATGCAGAATACCTTATTTCTAACTGAAAACCAGGTCATTATGAACGTAGCTCAATTTAAAAAAGAAGGGGCAGAATTTTTTTATCTCGTTTCCAATAATTCAAAT
This is a stretch of genomic DNA from Brevibacillus laterosporus DSM 25. It encodes these proteins:
- a CDS encoding tetraprenyl-beta-curcumene synthase family protein — encoded protein: MQAKPIHKPWQLLFRVYRYILPLLEQEFAYWYERAKEIPDRELRKQAIASMDSKKFHCQGGSVYASQVISYKETLVKLIVAYQTISDYLDNLCDRSTSLDPIDFRQLHYSMQDALTPDAPLRDYYEFREEKDDGGFLTGLVLRCQEMIQKLPSYKDVQQHILNLSTLYSDLQVYKHIAQEKREEALLTWWDQHKESYPEIEWQEFAAATGSTVGIFALFCLATEPVVDQKEIEALHHAYFPWIGGVHILLDYLIDLEEDREGGDLNFVSYYQSDEEAYERLQYFIERAKRSIDQLPHPAFHRMIVDGLLAFYLADQKVNREQPQIYTISKRLLKKASSFTSFLFYVNSLFIRRKET
- a CDS encoding S1 RNA-binding domain-containing protein; the protein is MRDKRQFGNRDGQGRGGRGARSGGGSGRQQGGRFSSSGAGYRGDGRGASFSEKTMPAQSTKYKAGMIVSLPVSRVEEYGYFLTDGEVDILLHQNEATDQLELGDTVKVFLYHDHENRLAATMQMPLVKEGEYKWLDVVDVSTRVGVFLHNGIQKDLLVFKDDLPKEWEEWPQAGDKLLVTLKLDKRGRLLGQPATEDIIWDLSRNASSEMKNQWVEGIVYRVFMEGVFIFTDDKHILFIHQDEMTESLRMGQRVRARVSYVREDGRLNGSMQERKEVRYGIDAQILLGVLKERGAMPYTDKSTPEEIKDRFEMSKASFKRAMGKLMKEGLVEQVDGWTHLKKEVYMNHQRELEENLES
- a CDS encoding cytochrome P450 translates to MNDFKQSFIMIPSNYFRDEEVQLDPYHPFQWYEKMRHQTPVYYNERADMWNVFLYQDVKRVMEDKNYFSSVLPPKRASPFNRSVIGMDQPMHTDIRSIVMHSFTPKMMKSWAPRIEEITKELLENVQDKQEFDLVQDFSYPLPVIVIAEMLGVPSSEMPKFKEWSDIVVSSPDTDDPDHLAQFLSVRTQADEELTSFFTEIVDQKRRNPHQENNIISILIQAESEDSKISIDELVAFCKLLLVAGNETTTNFISNAMYSLLEHPEAYRQVQQDLSLVPQALEETLRYRSPAQRVVRRVKEDVEIGTNLLKKDQIVISWIGSANRDETVFEHASTFDISRKVNPHLAFGQGIHFCLGAPLARLEAKISLTELLKNDKRISFHEINRPVPIKNSTTIYGLKSFPIIVT
- a CDS encoding ABC transporter ATP-binding protein; amino-acid sequence: MLSLYNVNKVIDEEEILHNISFEIPKGVIVGLVGRNGSGKTTLLRTIMGILDTDGGSVELNGRSIHQHPECKRDMLFVPDSPEALHFYTPDECAKLYKAMYPNFDHDHYVTLMERFKLPRRKRIRQFSKGMKALASLILAFSSKVSVIILDEPTNGIDPIVKKQVLGMIVEEVAEREVSFIISSHQLEELERISDMIIMIKKGSVEATTSQSDTEERFKKFQVVFKGDAPQTLLDLPQVYLLHQVGRVHTLLLEDPTGSALARLQEEQPLLLEKLPVDLEDLFITKLGGDDYVS
- a CDS encoding TetR/AcrR family transcriptional regulator produces the protein MLYIGKIDTIFSREWQMLSQNVVFAVFQYVHVTRRINTMQERKLTKRQEKAIETKRTIYHVALDLIKEKNFESISIEEISKKANVSVGTFYYYFSSKEEIYLCLFQEIDKRFALDIQADEKQEPTKDQLLHFFVQLAKHTSELGLHINKQLYHGNNRLFTLKNSSTWTKLQEIINRGQARQELTTDLKEGEILEYLIMLSRGIIFDWCIHNGKYPLVEAMHKYMKKTISSICK
- a CDS encoding GntR family transcriptional regulator, encoding MILINERSPSPIYEQIIQQIKELILKGILQEGEKLPSVRELSGMIVVNPNTVSKAYQELERQGIIETLRGKGTFVAKQQVPRMEIERLDKFQESLKQIVIEASYLGISTQQVQEWVEKYMLELRGDSDA
- a CDS encoding DUF5325 family protein, translated to MNQYKLVTFCLAVLVAFCLVGVGIFIGLKSALGIIGCLVLATCLMGFGFSYKKKHLRP